The Vibrio tubiashii DNA window ACAATCGGGAAGAAACCGCTCAACCGTGTTTGACCCAGCATTAATAAGGTAAATCGAAGAGATTTTGGAGCGTACTGCGGGAATCGAACCCGCATCATCAGCTTGGAAGGCTGAGGTAATAGCCATTATACGAAGTACGCATCGAGATGAGATAGCCTAAAAAGGCTTGGAGCGTGCAGCGGGAATCGAACCCGCATCATCAGCTTGGAAGGCTGAGGTAATAGCCATTATACGATGCACGCATCATCGTGAAGACAAATTCAATATGCCACAGATAACTGAAAAGAAAAGTGTTTTCTTTCAATATTCAGGTTAAGTGGTGAAGTTAGCATCACTTTAGTGTTTGGTTGATGTTTTTACGCTCACTCAAGCCTAACTGAACACTTTGGCGGTCACGCGATCTTTGCCATTGGTTTTAGATTGGTACATCAGGTGGTCGGCATCAGATAGTGATGGGTTTAAGTCTGTGCTCGGGTAGTAAGCACAGCCTAAGCTGACCGAGACTTTGCGTTCGCTATCTTCCAGCAGTTTAACCTTACGCACAGCGGCACATACTTGCTCAGCAACGACAACTGACGCTTCGTAAGTCTCGCCACAAAGAAAAATAGCAAACTCCTCTCCTCCGATCCGGCCAATCAAATGGTGTTCAGGTAGAATGTTACTCGCCGCATGTGCGACGCTTTTGATAATAATGTCTCCGCTTTGATGACCATAGCTATCGTTAATCTGTTTAAAGTCGTCGATATCAAAAATCATCACGCTCATCGATCCCCCTTCTTTCAGCCTTTGTTGAAACTCATTAACAAAATGACGCCGATTACTGAGCTCTGTGAGTTGGTCCGTTTCTGAGAGCGTTTTAAGCTCTAAGTTGGCCTGCTCTAGGGCATTGGTTCTGACTTTCACCGTAAGTTTGAGAGCGATGATATAGCTCAAGGTAACAATGCCAATAACCAAGGCTGCGACTGGGACAAGATAGTCGGGATAGACGGTACTGACATACATCCAGCGGTTAAAGATCTGCTGCTTCTCATCATTGCCGAATTCATTGATGCCACGTGTTATTTGCTGTTGTAGCGCGGTGTTCCCTTCACTCACCGCTGCGCGTAAGTTCCCGGAATAAAGGTGCCTTACACCAATAAAACGCTGAGGTTCATCACTGCTAAACAGATAAAAATTAGCCACTTGCAAATCGGCAACAAAGGCATCGAGCTCTCCACTAAATGCCGCTTCTATCATCAATTGGTTATTAGAATAGCTAATTAGATTCAAATTGGGGAAATGGCGCCTTGTGAATTCCTCTTCATAACCACCAGCCACAACGCCAACCAAATGTTGATGTTCACCGAGCATAAAAGCATCAAGGTTAGTGCCTATCAACGCCTGACCAATGTACATCTGGGTGTCAATCGAGAGAATTTCGGGGGCATAGTCCAAATAACTGTCACGTTGCTCAGACCATAATAAACCGGCATGAATATCCGCTTGCCCATCTCGAACCGCATCGAGAGATGCTTGCCAATCAAGTAACAGAAATTCTATTTCGACGTTATTCTTGCGTCCATACTCTCGCCAGTAGTCAACGAGAATACCGTCAGGATCGCCCTTATGGTTGATAAATGAGAAAGGTTTCCATGCCTTAGAATTAGCAATAACGAGCTTGTCGAGTGGCTCAGCATTTGCCGAAATACAAGCTAGAACAGCCAATAGGCTAAGTAAGATTCGAAGCACTGTTGTCCCTAAAAAAGTAAGCTCAATAAATCGATTATTGAGCTTTATGTTATTGATATATTAGGTATAGATGATCCTTCGATTTGATGGTCTCTCTCTGGTTGAAGAATGAGAGATCACTCGATAAGTTTTCAACACTGATTAAGAAATCTGAAAACGGCTCATTTCCCCGTTCAATTCATCAACTTGCCCTCGAACTTGATTCGAGATTTCAGAAGAGAATTGCGATATATCAGCGACCCCTTCAACGGATTCAATCACCTTATTCATCAGCAATTGGATTTCATCAGTTGCTTGAGACTGCTGCTGCGCCGAGCTCAATAGATCTTGCATCTGTTGGTTCAGTTCTTCGATCTGTTGTGTCGTCGAGCTTAACGTGCCGTATGCTTGCTCCGTATGGTTAGCCCCCTCTTCTGCGAGAGACTTACTCTTATCAATTTCACCAACAACAGCCGCCGTTGACGATTGGATTGCATTCACTATGTTATTGATTTCAGTTGTGGATTCGGTTGTTCGAGTAGCAAGTAGGCGCACTTCATCTGCCACCACAGCAAAACCTCGTCCATATTCGCCTGCTCGCGCTGCCTCTATCGCGGCATTAAGAGCAAGCAAGTTTGTCTGTTCAGCAAGTCCTTCAATCACTTCGGTCACTCGGCCTATAGCTTCGCTCTCTTTGCTCAACGCGTCGACCTGTTCACTGGCTTTTTCAATCGTGGCATGCAGTAAGCCCACCGTGGTCTTGTTGAGGTCGAGTGCTTGAGAGCCCAGTTCTATCTGTGCCCGAGACTCAGATAGTTTGCTCGCTGATTGCTCGGCCTGTGTGGCAGTATCAGTTGCAGAATGGCTGACATCCGTCACTTGATGCCCTACTAGCTCCATCGTAGATTTCTGGCTTTCGACCTGATGTACCGTTTTCGCGTTAGCATCAAGTAAGGCGTTCATACTGTCGCTTACCGTTGAAGCCTTATTGCTCACACCCTTAACAATGGCGGCCAGTTCATCATTCATCTTGTTAATTGAGCGAGTTAAACTTGCCAACTCATCACTACCTTCAATTGGCAAAGCAGATTGTGAAACGTCACCATTGGCGATCGATTGTGCGCGTTTAGAAATCGTCTTAACTCGGCGACCAATGCTCTTACCCATAAAGTGCGCCGTTGTTGCAGCGACAATCACCACAATAGCAATTGAAGCCACCAATAGTGAGATTACGCTCGTCACTGAATTAAAGATTCCCTGACCGCTTTGATCTGCAACGGACTGCTGCTGATTAATGATTGAGTCAAGATTAGAGTCTAATGCAGTCACCGCTGGCACTAATTCATTGGCCATTTTTTGGTTAGCGATATTCCAATCACTTGAGCGGCGTAATTCAACCACCTGATCAGCTAAAGGGAAATAGAGCTGTTGCATCTCTTTGAACAGATCCCATAACCCTTGGTCACTACTCGATAACAAGGCAACTTTAGAATCAATCTCTTTGACTGACTTAGCATGCGCCTTGAGAAAATCTTGGTATTTATCTAAATGTTCCTGCTTTCCATAAAGGAGAAAGTCACGCATAGAAGATAATGCATTAGCTAAAGAGGTATAACTGTCGGCGTAGAGCCTAAACAATCGCTTACGCTCCCCCCCTTCTTTGTTACCCGCTTCATCATTAATTAGACCCTGAAGCTGATCGAGTGCGACTTCAGCAATCGGTGCGGCTTCGTTAATAAATAGTGAGTGAGCCGGAAGGTTTTCATCGGTATGGCTAAGTTCAGCAATATCATTGAGTGACTGAGCAACCAAGGTCCACTGGGAAAGGATTTGTTGATAATTTTCTTCAGTGAGTAGAGGCTCTAGCTTAGGCAATGATTCATCCACTACCAGAAGCGACTGATCGAGTTTCGCTTTTTCAGCTTCCCCTGTTGCTTCATCACCTCCTAACAACATGTAGGCTCTCAGGGACGAGACGGTAGCGTGGATGGATTGTTGAATAGAACGTCCTGCATCAACAGTTGGCAGATCTCGGTTTAATAGCGATGCGGTATGGGTTTCAACGGTGATTAAGCTGCGATAAATAAAGAACGCGGAAACGATAAAAAGTACTGCAAGCGACAGAAAACTCAGCTGTAACTTCCCTGATATCGTGAGTTTCATCCTTTAACTCCTATAGTTTGTTCAATCCTTACTATAGCGTTTTGGATATTATTGTTAAATATATGTATCAGTAAAATTATAAACTTTCGTATTATTCCCCTGACGAAAAATGTAAAAATCCCCGGCTGGCGGGGATTTAATCTGTTGTAACTACGAAGTTTATAGCGACGTTTTAGATATGCGCAGAAGCAACGTAGTCTGTTAGCTCAATGTTTGAAACCGTTGTGACATACTGATTGTCTAAATAGAACGCGACACCTTTAGCTAATCTTTCACCACGAAGCGTTTGTTTTGAGCCATTAGCGTACGTGACATCCATTTGCAGAGTGTCGGCATCGATCTGGTTCATTGTCGCATGATCAATTTCTGAGTTGCTCGCTAAAGGCACTTCTTTTAGAGAGTTGTCCAACTTGTCGTTTACTTTGATGTAATTCTTGGTTGGAGTGTCAACAACTGCTGGTGATTTACCCGATACTGGATTTTTCCCAGTCCAGAATTCAATTGAGTTGATAACAAATAAGTCAGCCGCACCTGCAATACCATAAACAGGAGAAAGTAGGATGAACATCCCAGCACGACCGTAGCGATTATCTACCACTTCTAAGTTGAATTTTGAAACGATACCAGTTGTCGCCATTTGACCCATACAGCCTGTTAAAGAAGAAAGACCAAGAGCCGTTACGATTGCAATTTTTAATGCGTTAGATTTCATGATTACCACCACTTATATTTGGATGGCGCGCATCGTACTCCTGATTTCATTAAATGCAATCTAGATAGGTGGAGATTTTACACAAAGCTAACCGTGTTAAGTTTCTGTTTTATATAGGGTATCACCTACACCCCTACCATTTGTTGTGGCTTCAATTTATTACAACACTAAGGGTTGTTTGCCTTATAAGATTTGTCCTACTTGCATAACAAGCATCAGTTGCAAGTTTGAGTGAGTTTGCCTTTCACTCACGCGCAAACCAAAAGACAATGTTTCTAAACACATTACACACAAGAGGCCTGTTCCGTAAGTTTTAGCAAGATACTTTCTCGTCGCAGTTCGAGTATGTCTTCAATCAGCTTTTCTTTCGCGCTCAATCCAAAGTGTTCTGCGTAATTTTTGATGGTAGCCACTTCACTTTTATTTAAGTTGTAAACGTGTCGCTTTAAGTAGGCTTCCGCT harbors:
- a CDS encoding transporter substrate-binding domain-containing diguanylate cyclase encodes the protein MLRILLSLLAVLACISANAEPLDKLVIANSKAWKPFSFINHKGDPDGILVDYWREYGRKNNVEIEFLLLDWQASLDAVRDGQADIHAGLLWSEQRDSYLDYAPEILSIDTQMYIGQALIGTNLDAFMLGEHQHLVGVVAGGYEEEFTRRHFPNLNLISYSNNQLMIEAAFSGELDAFVADLQVANFYLFSSDEPQRFIGVRHLYSGNLRAAVSEGNTALQQQITRGINEFGNDEKQQIFNRWMYVSTVYPDYLVPVAALVIGIVTLSYIIALKLTVKVRTNALEQANLELKTLSETDQLTELSNRRHFVNEFQQRLKEGGSMSVMIFDIDDFKQINDSYGHQSGDIIIKSVAHAASNILPEHHLIGRIGGEEFAIFLCGETYEASVVVAEQVCAAVRKVKLLEDSERKVSVSLGCAYYPSTDLNPSLSDADHLMYQSKTNGKDRVTAKVFS
- a CDS encoding HAMP domain-containing methyl-accepting chemotaxis protein — its product is MKLTISGKLQLSFLSLAVLFIVSAFFIYRSLITVETHTASLLNRDLPTVDAGRSIQQSIHATVSSLRAYMLLGGDEATGEAEKAKLDQSLLVVDESLPKLEPLLTEENYQQILSQWTLVAQSLNDIAELSHTDENLPAHSLFINEAAPIAEVALDQLQGLINDEAGNKEGGERKRLFRLYADSYTSLANALSSMRDFLLYGKQEHLDKYQDFLKAHAKSVKEIDSKVALLSSSDQGLWDLFKEMQQLYFPLADQVVELRRSSDWNIANQKMANELVPAVTALDSNLDSIINQQQSVADQSGQGIFNSVTSVISLLVASIAIVVIVAATTAHFMGKSIGRRVKTISKRAQSIANGDVSQSALPIEGSDELASLTRSINKMNDELAAIVKGVSNKASTVSDSMNALLDANAKTVHQVESQKSTMELVGHQVTDVSHSATDTATQAEQSASKLSESRAQIELGSQALDLNKTTVGLLHATIEKASEQVDALSKESEAIGRVTEVIEGLAEQTNLLALNAAIEAARAGEYGRGFAVVADEVRLLATRTTESTTEINNIVNAIQSSTAAVVGEIDKSKSLAEEGANHTEQAYGTLSSTTQQIEELNQQMQDLLSSAQQQSQATDEIQLLMNKVIESVEGVADISQFSSEISNQVRGQVDELNGEMSRFQIS
- a CDS encoding DUF3332 domain-containing protein, whose translation is MKSNALKIAIVTALGLSSLTGCMGQMATTGIVSKFNLEVVDNRYGRAGMFILLSPVYGIAGAADLFVINSIEFWTGKNPVSGKSPAVVDTPTKNYIKVNDKLDNSLKEVPLASNSEIDHATMNQIDADTLQMDVTYANGSKQTLRGERLAKGVAFYLDNQYVTTVSNIELTDYVASAHI